A genome region from Dehalococcoidia bacterium includes the following:
- a CDS encoding ABC transporter substrate-binding protein produces the protein MASEYWSKFARRRVSRRSVLKAGAAAGLGAAALGAAACEGDGEEGTPAGGETPAAGETPVPGGKATFGIPTDPGNLDPQQSITAGYLSARIHNPLHAINMSTQEFTPLIAEKLEQPDNTTYIWTLRKGVKFHDVDPTFGREVTAEDVKYSFDRLKAGPTLNDRKLLTLYTETYEAVDTYTFKHATNRLFSPAIYHHGNYPYCIVPREAVEKWEDLSSHASGCGAWILDGFTRGERVRLRKNLDYYLAGRPFPDEEEWLVIPDTGTLWQTFKTGKLDYVAVNLDKFKRAEVEGNPSYQVETSPSLFTTNCYIRVDRPPFSDDRVREALDIAIDRDDLIDKLYFGEGKYNGPVPWPLEYWALPQDEIRTVLKYDAEKATQLLSAAGYGDGLELNAPCVNFGDPPKAAEIVADHYRRIGVRMNIALKELGVYLSQYQYPGEFDITFFLNLPYMEPDMPLRSYYSKGQNADRNPGRSSDSEVDALIEGGWEIFDIDERQEYYRDVQRVLLRKHGPMYPLCSPEGHVGYSARMRGLQEGTGLIGWLGISYWVQ, from the coding sequence ATGGCCAGCGAGTACTGGAGCAAGTTCGCCCGGAGACGTGTTTCGAGGAGGAGCGTCCTCAAAGCGGGCGCAGCCGCTGGTTTAGGAGCCGCCGCCCTCGGCGCGGCAGCTTGCGAGGGAGACGGCGAAGAAGGGACGCCGGCAGGGGGCGAGACACCCGCCGCCGGCGAGACGCCCGTCCCCGGTGGAAAGGCCACGTTCGGCATACCCACCGACCCCGGCAACCTCGACCCCCAGCAAAGCATAACCGCAGGCTACCTTTCCGCCCGCATCCATAACCCCTTGCACGCCATCAACATGTCCACCCAGGAATTCACGCCGCTCATCGCAGAGAAGCTCGAACAGCCGGACAACACGACATACATCTGGACGCTCCGCAAGGGCGTGAAGTTTCACGACGTCGACCCCACCTTTGGACGCGAGGTGACCGCGGAGGACGTGAAGTACAGCTTCGACCGCCTTAAGGCCGGACCGACGCTCAACGATAGAAAACTCCTCACGCTGTACACTGAGACTTACGAGGCAGTCGACACCTACACATTCAAGCACGCGACAAACAGGCTGTTCTCTCCGGCAATCTACCACCACGGGAATTACCCTTACTGCATCGTGCCCCGCGAGGCCGTCGAAAAGTGGGAAGACCTGTCCTCGCACGCCTCCGGCTGCGGCGCATGGATACTGGACGGGTTTACCCGCGGCGAGCGAGTCCGCCTGCGAAAAAACCTCGACTACTACCTGGCGGGCCGGCCGTTCCCCGACGAGGAAGAATGGCTGGTCATCCCGGACACCGGCACTCTCTGGCAGACCTTCAAGACGGGCAAGCTGGACTACGTTGCCGTCAACCTGGACAAGTTCAAGCGGGCCGAGGTGGAGGGGAACCCATCCTACCAGGTCGAGACCTCGCCTTCGCTCTTTACGACTAATTGCTACATCAGGGTTGACAGGCCGCCCTTCAGCGATGACCGCGTGCGGGAGGCGCTTGACATCGCCATCGACCGCGACGACCTGATTGACAAACTGTACTTCGGAGAGGGAAAGTACAACGGCCCTGTCCCCTGGCCGCTGGAATACTGGGCCTTGCCGCAGGACGAGATCCGGACGGTCCTAAAGTACGACGCCGAAAAGGCCACCCAGCTTCTCAGCGCCGCCGGCTACGGCGACGGCCTTGAACTCAACGCCCCCTGCGTGAACTTCGGCGACCCCCCTAAAGCAGCGGAGATCGTCGCCGACCACTACCGGCGCATCGGCGTCAGGATGAACATCGCGCTCAAGGAGCTGGGCGTCTATCTGTCCCAGTACCAGTACCCCGGCGAGTTCGACATCACCTTCTTCCTCAACCTTCCCTACATGGAGCCGGACATGCCGCTCCGGTCCTACTACAGCAAGGGCCAGAACGCCGACAGAAACCCCGGTCGCAGCAGCGATTCGGAAGTGGACGCCTTGATCGAGGGCGGCTGGGAGATATTCGACATCGACGAGAGACAAGAGTACTACCGCGACGTCCAGCGCGTACTACTGAGGAAGCACGGGCCCATGTACCCGCTGTGCTCCCCGGAAGGCCACGTCGGATACTCGGCAAGGATGCGGGGCCTGCAGGAAGGCACCGGCCTCATAGGCTGGCTGGGCATAAGTTACTGGGTGCAGTAG
- a CDS encoding mandelate racemase/muconate lactonizing enzyme family protein, whose protein sequence is MKITEVRTRVFEFPHHEHPFAATWQPFPSSTHRLTLVEVATDAGITGIGSGGVATRMNTAGPLFVGQDPLDIERHAHLLRTITYFMGRPWAVEVALWDIAGKAAGLPLYRLLGGHKSRVRAYASTGELRPAERRVDDVLRLREEGFTAVKLRFHSPNARDDLPVLEAVRKAVGDSMEIMVDANQAWNLPGDPVAHRWDLQTAVMMAREMENYGVYWLEEPLWAYDYDGLAALRRTVNLRLAGGELNPALHEFRTYLEKGCYDVYQPDATFAGGISGARKVAGMAEAAGLTFAPHTWSNGIGLVANLHLAAAVPNCSFIEFPYDPPSWTLEVRDFPLTEPVRIDGDGYLSLPDRPGLGIEIDEEKLQRYEIGGEQYEASA, encoded by the coding sequence ATGAAGATCACCGAGGTAAGGACACGCGTCTTCGAGTTCCCCCATCACGAGCACCCGTTCGCCGCCACCTGGCAGCCGTTTCCCAGCAGCACTCATCGCCTCACCCTCGTGGAAGTGGCCACCGACGCCGGAATTACGGGCATCGGTTCCGGCGGCGTCGCCACGCGCATGAACACCGCCGGCCCCCTCTTCGTCGGCCAGGACCCTCTCGATATCGAGCGGCATGCCCACCTCCTGCGCACCATCACCTACTTCATGGGGCGCCCCTGGGCCGTCGAGGTCGCCCTCTGGGACATCGCCGGCAAGGCGGCGGGCCTGCCCCTCTACCGTCTACTCGGCGGACACAAGAGCCGCGTCCGCGCCTACGCCAGCACCGGCGAGCTCAGGCCGGCGGAACGGCGCGTCGACGACGTGCTCCGCCTCCGCGAGGAAGGGTTCACTGCCGTCAAGCTGCGGTTCCACAGCCCGAACGCCCGCGACGACCTGCCCGTCCTCGAAGCCGTGCGCAAAGCGGTCGGCGACTCGATGGAGATAATGGTCGACGCCAATCAGGCGTGGAACCTCCCCGGCGATCCTGTCGCGCACCGCTGGGACCTCCAGACGGCAGTGATGATGGCGCGCGAGATGGAGAACTACGGCGTGTACTGGCTGGAGGAGCCGCTCTGGGCGTACGACTACGACGGTCTCGCCGCCCTGCGCCGGACGGTGAACCTGCGCCTCGCCGGCGGCGAGCTCAACCCCGCTTTGCACGAGTTCCGCACCTACCTGGAAAAGGGCTGCTACGACGTCTATCAGCCGGACGCCACGTTCGCCGGCGGCATCAGCGGCGCCCGCAAAGTCGCCGGTATGGCGGAAGCCGCGGGGCTCACCTTCGCGCCTCACACCTGGTCGAACGGCATCGGTCTCGTGGCCAACCTCCACCTCGCGGCGGCTGTCCCCAACTGCTCGTTCATCGAGTTCCCGTACGACCCGCCCTCCTGGACGCTGGAAGTACGCGATTTCCCGCTGACGGAGCCGGTGCGGATCGACGGCGACGGCTACCTCTCGCTGCCCGATAGGCCCGGGCTCGGCATCGAGATCGACGAGGAGAAGCTTCAGCGCTACGAGATCGGGGGCGAACAGTACGAAGCTAGCGCATAA
- a CDS encoding aldo/keto reductase, whose translation MEYRRLGNSGLKISLAGLGCNNFGWRCDEQQSALVVHKALDLGVNFFDTSNSYGRGLSEEYLGRALAGHRSEVIIATKVGSRVGEEPLQSGASRRHIMQQVEGSLRRLATDHVDLYQIHFPDESTPAEETMRALDDLVRQGKVRYVGCSNYAAWQVVESQLIAKAHGLTPFVSAQNRYNLMERRIEKDLVPVCDKYGLGILPYFPLASGFLTGKYRRGEPLPEGTRLAAVAPIAGDVLTEQNFDMLEKLEAFAQARGRPLVDLALGWLASHPYISSVIAGATRPEQVEQNVNAVSWRLSDEEMAEIDALT comes from the coding sequence ATGGAGTACAGACGCTTGGGCAACTCAGGCCTCAAAATCTCGCTAGCGGGCCTCGGCTGCAACAACTTCGGCTGGCGCTGCGACGAGCAGCAGAGCGCCCTCGTCGTGCACAAGGCGCTGGACCTGGGCGTCAACTTCTTCGACACCTCGAACAGCTACGGCCGCGGCCTCTCCGAGGAATACCTGGGAAGGGCGCTGGCGGGGCACCGCAGCGAAGTGATCATCGCCACCAAGGTCGGCAGCCGCGTGGGCGAGGAGCCTCTCCAATCGGGCGCCTCGCGACGCCACATAATGCAGCAGGTAGAAGGCAGCCTGCGCCGTCTCGCCACCGACCACGTCGACCTCTACCAGATCCACTTCCCCGATGAGTCCACGCCCGCCGAGGAGACGATGCGCGCCCTCGACGACCTTGTGCGTCAGGGGAAGGTGCGTTACGTCGGCTGCTCTAACTACGCGGCGTGGCAGGTCGTGGAGTCGCAGCTGATCGCGAAGGCCCACGGGCTTACCCCCTTCGTCTCCGCGCAGAACCGCTATAACCTGATGGAGCGCCGCATCGAAAAGGACCTCGTCCCCGTTTGCGACAAGTACGGGCTCGGCATTCTCCCCTACTTCCCCCTCGCCAGCGGCTTTCTCACCGGCAAGTACCGTCGCGGCGAGCCCCTGCCGGAAGGGACGCGCCTGGCCGCGGTCGCGCCGATAGCCGGCGACGTCCTCACCGAGCAAAACTTCGACATGCTGGAAAAGCTGGAGGCTTTCGCCCAGGCCAGGGGCCGGCCGTTGGTCGACCTCGCTCTCGGCTGGCTGGCGTCACATCCCTACATCTCTTCCGTCATCGCCGGCGCCACCCGGCCGGAGCAGGTGGAACAGAACGTGAACGCCGTCTCTTGGCGGCTCAGCGACGAGGAGATGGCCGAAATCGACGCCCTGACCTGA
- the lipB gene encoding lipoyl(octanoyl) transferase LipB gives MHVPCTIVRLGLVDYMEAWELQKRLAEEVKQGQSEGWLLLLEHPHTYTFGRAGDPNNLRLDEEQLDQIGARVYWVDRGGDVTYHGPGQLVGYPIVDLRRWDEGPRWFVYTLEAALIDALAALGVKSERSEGRPGVWAGNEKLAAIGLHISKGVTTHGFALNVDPDLSYFEHIVSCGLADAGATSVSRILGRPVGFDEAADAVTDALVRRFTLEPRSIPAGELLVRLATG, from the coding sequence ATGCACGTACCCTGTACGATCGTGCGCCTCGGCCTCGTCGACTACATGGAAGCCTGGGAGCTGCAAAAGCGGCTCGCCGAAGAGGTGAAGCAAGGACAATCGGAGGGCTGGCTTCTCCTGCTCGAGCACCCGCACACCTACACCTTCGGGCGCGCCGGCGACCCCAACAACCTGCGCCTCGACGAAGAGCAGCTTGACCAGATCGGCGCCCGCGTCTACTGGGTCGACCGCGGCGGCGACGTCACCTATCACGGCCCCGGCCAGCTCGTCGGCTACCCCATCGTCGACCTCCGCCGCTGGGATGAAGGGCCGCGCTGGTTCGTCTACACCCTGGAAGCGGCGCTTATCGACGCCCTCGCCGCGCTCGGCGTGAAGTCCGAGCGTTCGGAAGGACGGCCCGGCGTCTGGGCGGGCAACGAAAAGCTGGCCGCCATCGGACTGCACATCTCGAAAGGCGTCACGACCCACGGTTTCGCGCTCAACGTCGACCCCGACCTTTCGTATTTCGAACACATCGTCTCCTGCGGCCTCGCCGATGCCGGCGCTACTTCCGTAAGCCGCATCCTTGGCCGCCCGGTCGGTTTCGACGAGGCCGCGGACGCGGTCACCGACGCCCTCGTGCGCCGCTTCACTCTGGAGCCGCGCAGCATCCCGGCCGGCGAGTTGCTCGTCCGGCTTGCGACAGGCTAG
- the glpD gene encoding glycerol-3-phosphate dehydrogenase, protein MFGVGRKKAEGSFSIHTRAAAIERMRREVFDLLVIGGGITGTAIARDAAMRGLSVALLEKGDFAAGTSSRSSKMVHGGLRYLKGGHVRLVREALHERGVLLRLAPHLVQPVSFLFPVYETGDDSRLKLRLGLTAYDMLAGSERLTRHTSLSREKAAEVEPLLRFDGLQGAFRFTDCLVNDARLTLATARSAVRSGAVTVNYAPVIALERDSERVSGASFRDAISGKEHLVRARVVVNAAGPWVDGLRALAGEPPMLRPTKGVHIVVPRARLPVSGTVVIPSDDRRMLFVVPAGECTYVGTTDTDYRIDPALARTDSEDAGYLLRAVNALFPETRLSPEDIVATWAGVRPLVAEEGAPTPSDVSRDYDIDIGPPGFYSIAGGKLTTCRSMAQGLVDRVIEEEGRRFGWQTKPPRTSVVPLVGGNIDSFERYRRGLMPALEESWGLQPRTAYRLLRSYGTEYVRVLAYALRDPALLRPLSPSCPVLRAEALYAAEEEMALTLEDFMARRTDLMLFHPTHGLDAAPEAARLMGSVLGWGWRERRRQVARYRESVAQMTALLNDMSPSQPKTAR, encoded by the coding sequence ATGTTCGGAGTGGGCCGTAAGAAAGCGGAAGGCAGCTTCTCCATACACACGCGCGCCGCCGCTATCGAACGGATGCGACGCGAAGTCTTCGATCTGCTCGTCATCGGCGGCGGCATCACCGGCACCGCAATCGCCCGCGACGCGGCCATGCGTGGGCTATCCGTCGCGCTTCTGGAGAAGGGCGACTTCGCGGCGGGCACGAGCAGCCGCTCGTCGAAGATGGTGCACGGCGGCCTCCGCTACCTGAAGGGCGGGCACGTGCGCCTGGTGCGCGAGGCCCTCCACGAGCGCGGCGTCCTCCTCAGGCTGGCGCCCCACCTCGTGCAGCCCGTCTCCTTCCTCTTCCCCGTCTACGAGACCGGCGACGATAGCCGCCTCAAGCTGCGCCTCGGCCTGACCGCCTACGACATGCTTGCCGGCTCGGAGCGGCTCACGCGACACACGTCGCTCTCGCGCGAGAAGGCCGCAGAAGTAGAGCCCCTCCTCCGCTTCGACGGCCTCCAGGGCGCCTTCCGCTTCACCGACTGCCTGGTCAATGATGCCCGCCTCACCCTCGCCACCGCCAGATCGGCGGTCAGGAGCGGCGCCGTCACGGTCAATTACGCCCCCGTGATCGCCCTCGAGCGCGACAGCGAGCGCGTGTCCGGCGCCTCATTCCGCGATGCGATAAGCGGCAAAGAACACCTGGTGCGCGCGCGCGTCGTCGTCAACGCCGCCGGCCCCTGGGTGGACGGCCTCCGTGCTCTGGCCGGCGAACCGCCTATGCTCCGCCCGACGAAGGGAGTCCACATCGTCGTTCCCCGCGCCCGGCTGCCCGTTTCGGGCACCGTCGTCATCCCCAGCGACGACCGGCGCATGCTCTTCGTCGTCCCTGCGGGTGAATGCACCTACGTCGGCACCACCGATACCGACTACCGCATCGACCCCGCACTGGCCCGCACCGACAGCGAAGATGCCGGCTACCTGCTTCGTGCAGTCAACGCGCTGTTCCCCGAGACGCGCCTCTCCCCCGAGGACATCGTCGCCACCTGGGCAGGAGTCCGCCCGCTGGTAGCGGAAGAGGGCGCCCCCACGCCCTCCGACGTCTCCCGCGACTACGATATCGACATCGGACCACCAGGGTTCTACTCGATAGCAGGCGGCAAGCTCACCACCTGCCGCTCCATGGCCCAGGGGCTCGTTGACCGCGTGATCGAAGAGGAGGGACGTCGTTTTGGCTGGCAGACGAAGCCCCCGCGCACCTCCGTCGTGCCGCTGGTCGGCGGCAACATCGATAGCTTTGAACGCTACCGGCGTGGCCTCATGCCCGCGCTGGAAGAAAGCTGGGGTCTCCAGCCGCGCACCGCATACAGGCTCCTGCGCTCATACGGCACAGAGTACGTCCGCGTACTGGCGTACGCCCTGCGCGACCCCGCTCTCCTGCGCCCGCTATCCCCTTCTTGCCCCGTCCTGCGCGCGGAAGCCCTCTACGCGGCGGAAGAAGAGATGGCGCTCACGCTCGAAGACTTCATGGCCCGGCGCACCGACCTGATGCTGTTCCACCCCACGCACGGCCTCGACGCCGCCCCCGAGGCCGCCCGGCTTATGGGAAGCGTCCTCGGGTGGGGATGGCGCGAGCGCCGCCGCCAGGTCGCGCGATACCGCGAAAGCGTCGCACAGATGACTGCCTTGCTCAACGACATGTCGCCGTCACAGCCGAAGACCGCTCGGTGA
- a CDS encoding FAD-binding oxidoreductase yields the protein MVMKWWGWGDEEKSFPLADADKFWAFAEQRLGKSNPRPRLRSLDDATLPPSRLDPSSLSALQKAAGDAPLRVDVPARAVHSVGKGYCDLVRIRSGTVDPATDAVIYPESEDAVARILETAAERSISVVPFGGGTTVVGGLDPVGERPVVTLALYRLDRVLAIDPVSATATVEAGILGPALEAELGKAGFTLGHFPQSFEYSSLGGWIATRSAGQKSTLYGKIEERVQSLRMLFPGGAFTTADVPAAAAGPDFAQVITGSEGVLGVITRATMRLAPAPPRSEYHGYLLPSFAEGVEAARRVMQAGLKPAVMRLSDEAETEATAVMRAGAEGIAASILIMGFDGEEDDIRAWRQSAERILEKHGARSLGPGLGEAWERSRFELPYLRDLLLDHGIMVDTLETATTWDRYLPLYQAVRTAMEQALGGRGIVMAHLSHAYTNGASIYYTFLAAQEEGNEIEQWRRLKRAATQAIVDNGGALSHHHGVGTEHRPWVPAYLGEGVRALDALKNAFDSKGIMNPGKLLPESKERANVRSGP from the coding sequence ATGGTCATGAAATGGTGGGGCTGGGGCGACGAAGAAAAGTCCTTCCCCCTCGCCGACGCCGACAAGTTCTGGGCCTTCGCCGAACAACGTCTCGGCAAGAGCAACCCGCGCCCGCGCCTCCGCTCCCTTGACGACGCCACCCTGCCGCCGTCGCGCCTCGACCCGTCCAGCCTCAGCGCCCTCCAGAAGGCCGCCGGAGACGCGCCTCTCAGGGTCGACGTTCCCGCACGCGCCGTTCACAGCGTCGGCAAAGGCTACTGCGATCTCGTCCGAATCCGCAGCGGCACCGTCGACCCCGCCACTGACGCCGTCATCTACCCCGAAAGCGAGGACGCGGTAGCGCGTATCCTGGAGACCGCAGCAGAACGAAGCATAAGCGTCGTCCCCTTCGGCGGCGGCACGACCGTCGTCGGCGGCCTCGACCCCGTAGGCGAGCGTCCCGTCGTCACCCTCGCCCTCTACCGCCTGGACCGCGTACTCGCCATCGACCCCGTATCGGCGACAGCGACCGTGGAAGCCGGGATCCTGGGGCCCGCCCTCGAGGCCGAGCTGGGCAAGGCCGGCTTCACACTCGGCCACTTCCCGCAATCCTTCGAGTACTCCTCGCTCGGCGGCTGGATCGCCACCCGCTCCGCCGGACAGAAATCGACCCTGTACGGCAAAATCGAGGAGCGGGTCCAGTCGTTGCGAATGCTCTTCCCCGGCGGAGCTTTCACGACCGCCGATGTCCCCGCCGCTGCCGCTGGCCCCGACTTCGCGCAGGTCATCACCGGCTCCGAGGGCGTCCTCGGCGTCATCACCCGCGCTACCATGCGTCTTGCCCCCGCGCCGCCGCGCTCCGAGTACCACGGCTACCTCCTGCCTTCGTTCGCCGAGGGAGTCGAAGCGGCGCGGCGCGTCATGCAGGCGGGGCTCAAGCCCGCCGTCATGCGCCTCTCCGACGAGGCGGAAACGGAGGCAACGGCCGTCATGCGGGCAGGCGCCGAAGGCATTGCAGCGTCCATCCTCATCATGGGCTTCGACGGCGAGGAGGACGACATACGCGCCTGGCGCCAGAGCGCCGAACGCATCCTCGAAAAGCACGGCGCTCGCTCCCTGGGGCCCGGGCTCGGCGAGGCATGGGAGCGCTCCCGCTTCGAGCTGCCCTACCTGCGCGACCTCCTCCTCGATCACGGCATCATGGTCGATACCCTCGAAACCGCGACCACCTGGGACCGCTATCTGCCTCTGTATCAGGCCGTGCGCACCGCTATGGAACAGGCGCTGGGCGGCCGCGGCATCGTCATGGCCCACCTCTCCCACGCCTACACCAACGGCGCCTCGATCTATTACACTTTCCTCGCCGCGCAGGAGGAAGGCAACGAAATCGAGCAGTGGCGGCGCCTGAAGCGCGCGGCCACGCAGGCAATCGTCGACAACGGCGGCGCTCTCAGTCATCACCACGGAGTCGGCACCGAGCACCGGCCCTGGGTGCCGGCGTATCTGGGCGAGGGCGTGCGCGCGCTGGACGCCCTCAAGAACGCCTTCGACTCGAAGGGAATAATGAACCCGGGCAAACTGCTGCCCGAGAGCAAGGAGCGGGCGAATGTTCGGAGTGGGCCGTAA
- the trpS gene encoding tryptophan--tRNA ligase produces the protein MARKRILTGDRPTGDLHLGHYVGSLDNRIRLQDEFECFFIIADYHALTTSYDRASEVQENIRGLVLDYLSVGIDPERSTIFLQSLVPEIPELYMFFSMLVTVPRLQRVPTLKQIMRDLSLETATLGLLEYPVLQAADILCVRGDVVPVGKDQASHVELTREIARRFNDLYGRVFPLPEALIGEVPTLPGTDGKAKMSKSLGNAIFLSDDAETVRRKVMSMYTDPTRIHATDPGHVRGNPVFTYHDAFNRDREEVDDLKRRYRRGRVGDVEVKQRLIRALNEFLDPIRERRARYEQQPGLAEEIVREGSERARREAQETLRLAREAMGFTYLR, from the coding sequence ATGGCAAGAAAACGCATATTGACCGGAGACAGGCCCACAGGCGACCTCCATCTGGGCCACTACGTCGGCTCGCTCGATAACCGCATCCGCCTGCAGGACGAGTTCGAGTGCTTCTTCATAATCGCCGACTATCACGCGCTCACGACGTCCTATGACCGCGCGTCGGAGGTGCAGGAGAATATCCGCGGCCTCGTGCTCGATTACCTGAGCGTGGGGATCGACCCCGAACGAAGCACGATCTTTCTCCAATCGCTCGTCCCCGAGATCCCCGAACTGTACATGTTCTTCTCCATGCTGGTGACGGTTCCCCGCCTCCAGCGCGTGCCGACGCTCAAGCAGATCATGCGTGACCTCAGCCTCGAGACGGCGACCCTCGGCCTGCTCGAGTACCCCGTCCTCCAGGCGGCGGACATCCTTTGCGTGCGCGGCGACGTCGTCCCCGTGGGCAAGGACCAGGCGTCGCACGTGGAGCTGACGCGCGAGATAGCGCGCCGCTTCAACGACCTGTACGGCCGCGTCTTCCCGCTGCCGGAGGCGCTCATCGGCGAGGTGCCGACCCTGCCCGGTACCGACGGCAAGGCGAAGATGAGCAAGTCGCTGGGCAACGCCATCTTCCTTTCCGACGACGCGGAGACGGTGCGTCGCAAGGTGATGAGCATGTACACCGACCCCACGCGTATTCACGCCACCGACCCCGGTCACGTGCGGGGCAACCCCGTGTTCACTTACCACGACGCGTTCAACCGCGACAGGGAAGAGGTCGACGACCTCAAGCGACGCTATCGTCGCGGCCGCGTGGGCGATGTGGAGGTGAAGCAGCGGCTCATTCGCGCGCTCAACGAGTTCCTCGATCCGATCCGCGAGCGCCGCGCCCGCTACGAGCAGCAGCCCGGCCTGGCGGAAGAGATCGTGCGAGAGGGGAGCGAGCGCGCGCGTCGTGAGGCGCAGGAGACGTTGCGTCTAGCCCGCGAGGCGATGGGCTTCACGTATCTCCGCTGA
- a CDS encoding TrpB-like pyridoxal phosphate-dependent enzyme — protein MDTKFNLPEKEMPTRWYNVQADLPSPLPPVLHPATKQPVGPQDLAPLFPMALIMQEVSTERYIDIPEEVQEVYRLWRPTPLYRAHRLEKTLDTPAKIYYKYEGVSPAGSHKPNTAVAQAYYNMKEGVKRLTTETGAGQWGSALAMGCNFFGLELKVYMVKVSYFQKPYRRSLIETWGAKVVPSPSPDTNAGRRILAEDPDSPGSLGIAISEAVEDCVQREDTKYSLGSVLNHVLLHQTIVGEECMKQMEMAGDYPDMVIGCVGGGSNFAGACLPFVRERLVNGKKTRFIAVEPEACPTLTRGPDAYDFGDTAGMTPLVKMFTLGHTFVPPAIHAGGLRYHGMAPIICELQRLGILEAKAYHQNPVFQAAVQFARSEGFVPAPETAHAIRAAIDEALACKESGESKVILIAFSGHGHFDMGAYDRYFAGELEDYSYSEDKVREALEHLPKV, from the coding sequence ATGGATACCAAGTTCAATCTGCCCGAAAAAGAGATGCCGACGCGCTGGTACAACGTCCAGGCCGATCTGCCCTCGCCGCTGCCGCCAGTCCTGCACCCCGCCACCAAGCAGCCTGTCGGCCCGCAGGACCTGGCGCCCCTCTTCCCGATGGCGCTCATCATGCAGGAGGTGAGCACGGAGCGCTACATCGACATCCCGGAAGAGGTGCAGGAGGTCTACCGGCTCTGGCGGCCGACGCCACTCTACCGCGCGCACCGCCTGGAAAAGACGCTCGATACGCCCGCGAAGATCTACTACAAGTACGAAGGCGTAAGCCCGGCGGGCTCGCACAAGCCGAACACCGCCGTCGCCCAGGCCTACTACAACATGAAGGAGGGGGTGAAACGTCTCACCACCGAGACGGGGGCCGGACAATGGGGCAGCGCCCTCGCCATGGGCTGCAACTTCTTCGGGCTCGAACTCAAGGTCTACATGGTGAAGGTAAGCTACTTCCAGAAGCCCTACCGCCGCTCCCTCATCGAGACGTGGGGCGCCAAAGTCGTGCCCAGCCCCAGCCCCGACACCAACGCGGGACGACGCATCCTAGCCGAAGACCCCGATTCCCCGGGAAGCCTCGGGATCGCCATAAGCGAGGCGGTCGAGGACTGCGTGCAGCGCGAGGACACCAAGTACTCGCTGGGCAGCGTTCTCAACCACGTGCTGCTTCATCAGACGATTGTCGGCGAGGAGTGCATGAAGCAGATGGAGATGGCAGGCGACTACCCGGACATGGTCATAGGCTGCGTGGGCGGCGGCTCCAACTTCGCAGGCGCCTGTTTGCCCTTCGTGCGTGAGCGGCTGGTGAACGGAAAGAAAACGCGTTTCATCGCCGTCGAGCCGGAGGCATGCCCCACTCTCACCCGCGGCCCCGACGCCTACGACTTCGGCGACACCGCCGGTATGACGCCGCTTGTCAAGATGTTCACGCTCGGGCACACGTTCGTCCCGCCCGCGATCCACGCCGGCGGACTGCGTTACCACGGCATGGCGCCCATCATCTGTGAGCTCCAGCGTCTGGGCATTCTGGAAGCAAAGGCCTACCACCAGAACCCCGTCTTCCAGGCCGCCGTTCAGTTCGCGCGCAGCGAGGGGTTTGTCCCCGCACCTGAGACGGCGCACGCCATCCGCGCCGCCATCGACGAGGCCCTGGCGTGCAAAGAGTCCGGCGAGTCGAAGGTGATCCTTATTGCGTTCAGCGGCCACGGCCACTTCGACATGGGCGCCTACGACCGGTACTTCGCGGGAGAGCTGGAGGACTACTCCTACTCGGAGGACAAGGTACGGGAGGCGCTGGAGCACCTGCCGAAGGTGTGA
- a CDS encoding bifunctional nuclease family protein — translation MIEMSIESIRVSLVNYQRVVILKEKGAERYLPIWIGPAEAEAIAVRLQEVSVARPLTHDLLRSVIDALGAQISYILVNDLANDTFYARLYLDVDGKAVEIDSRPSDAIALAVRANVPIFAEEAVLDRAGVVLDKDDEKRADGATVDPEELEKMSAFRDFIEQLDLDDFEKRKPQS, via the coding sequence ATGATTGAGATGAGCATCGAGAGCATCCGTGTCAGCCTGGTGAACTACCAGCGGGTGGTCATCCTCAAGGAGAAGGGCGCCGAGCGCTACCTTCCTATCTGGATCGGGCCGGCGGAGGCGGAAGCCATCGCCGTGCGGCTGCAAGAGGTGTCTGTCGCCCGCCCCCTCACCCACGACCTGCTGCGTTCCGTAATCGATGCCCTCGGCGCACAGATCAGCTACATCCTGGTCAACGACCTCGCTAACGATACCTTCTACGCCCGCCTCTACCTCGATGTCGACGGCAAGGCGGTAGAGATCGACTCACGTCCGAGCGACGCGATCGCCCTGGCGGTGCGCGCGAACGTGCCCATCTTCGCCGAAGAGGCCGTCCTCGACCGGGCGGGCGTCGTCCTCGACAAAGACGATGAGAAGAGGGCGGACGGCGCGACGGTGGACCCGGAGGAGCTGGAGAAGATGTCCGCCTTCCGCGACTTCATCGAGCAGCTAGACCTGGACGACTTCGAGAAGCGCAAGCCGCAGAGCTAG